One stretch of Deltaproteobacteria bacterium DNA includes these proteins:
- a CDS encoding SDR family oxidoreductase, giving the protein SRDGLLARLKDEDWALTLGVNLSGVMHLCRAASRPMMKQKGGAIVNLTSVVAQTGNAGQASYTAAKGGVISLTKSLARELASRKIRVNAVAPGYIETDMTSGLPERAKEAMLSQIPLRRAGAPEEVAAAVLWLAGEESGYVTGQVLNVNGGMYL; this is encoded by the coding sequence CTCGCGGGACGGCCTGCTGGCCCGCCTCAAGGACGAGGACTGGGCGCTCACCCTGGGAGTGAACCTCTCCGGGGTGATGCACCTCTGCCGCGCCGCCTCCCGTCCGATGATGAAGCAGAAGGGCGGGGCGATCGTGAACCTCACCTCGGTGGTCGCCCAGACCGGCAACGCCGGCCAGGCCTCCTACACCGCGGCCAAGGGGGGCGTGATCTCGCTGACCAAGTCGCTGGCCCGGGAGCTGGCCTCCCGGAAGATCCGGGTGAACGCCGTGGCCCCCGGCTACATCGAGACCGACATGACCTCGGGCCTGCCGGAGCGGGCCAAGGAGGCCATGCTCTCGCAGATCCCCCTGCGCCGGGCCGGCGCGCCCGAGGAGGTCGCGGCCGCGGTGCTGTGGCTTGCGGGGGAGGAGTCGGGCTATGTCACGGGGCAAGTCCTGAACGTGAACGGTGGGATGTACCTCTAG
- the acpP gene encoding acyl carrier protein, whose protein sequence is MSVENKVRSIIAEQLGIAEDTVKTDSAFIEDLGADSLDIVELVMAMEDEFEVEIPDEEAENIKTVADAVKYINDHKS, encoded by the coding sequence ATGTCCGTGGAGAACAAGGTCCGGTCCATCATCGCCGAGCAGCTCGGCATCGCCGAGGACACCGTGAAGACCGACAGCGCCTTCATCGAGGACCTCGGGGCCGACAGCCTCGACATCGTCGAGCTGGTCATGGCCATGGAGGACGAGTTCGAGGTCGAGATCCCCGACGAGGAGGCCGAGAACATCAAGACGGTCGCCGACGCGGTGAAGTACATCAACGACCACAAGAGCTAG
- the fabF gene encoding beta-ketoacyl-ACP synthase II codes for MSRGVVVTGLGAITPLGVGLGPTWEGLCAGRSGIGPIEGFDASEFVTRFAGECRDFDPEAYVPKKEIRRNDRFIHLALAAAQMALEDAGLTIDEHNADRVGVFVGSGMGGLGSLEEQHEVLRTRGPGRVSPFFIPETIINLAAGQISIRFGARYANFAHVSACSSSAHALGEAALHIAAGRADAIIAGGSEAAVTPLGVSGFNAMKALSTRNDDPQAASRPFERDRDGFVMGEGAGILILEAEETARARGARIYATLAGYGATSDAHHITSPAPGGAGAARCMQQALDSAGLAPEAIGYVNAHGTSTAYNDKFETEALKAVFGAHARSLAVSSTKSMTGHLLGAAGALEAVIAAKVLETGIIPPTINYQNPDPECDLDYVPNQAREARVRAVLSNSLGFGGTNASLLFTQPQ; via the coding sequence ATGAGTCGTGGAGTGGTGGTGACCGGCCTCGGTGCGATCACCCCTCTCGGGGTGGGCCTCGGGCCCACCTGGGAGGGGCTCTGCGCCGGCCGGTCCGGGATCGGCCCCATCGAGGGCTTCGACGCGAGCGAGTTCGTCACCCGCTTCGCCGGTGAGTGCCGGGACTTCGATCCGGAGGCCTACGTTCCGAAGAAGGAGATCCGCCGGAACGACCGCTTCATCCACCTCGCCCTCGCCGCCGCCCAGATGGCGCTCGAGGACGCGGGGCTCACGATCGACGAGCACAACGCCGATCGGGTGGGGGTCTTCGTCGGCTCGGGCATGGGGGGCCTCGGCTCCCTCGAGGAGCAGCACGAGGTCCTGCGCACGCGCGGGCCGGGGAGGGTGAGCCCCTTCTTCATCCCGGAGACGATCATCAACCTGGCCGCCGGCCAGATCTCGATCCGCTTCGGGGCGCGCTACGCCAACTTCGCCCACGTCTCGGCCTGCTCGTCCTCGGCCCACGCCCTGGGCGAGGCGGCGCTCCACATCGCCGCCGGGCGGGCCGACGCGATCATCGCCGGCGGCAGCGAGGCCGCGGTGACCCCCCTGGGGGTCTCGGGCTTCAACGCCATGAAGGCCCTCTCCACCCGCAACGACGACCCCCAGGCGGCCAGCCGCCCCTTCGAGCGGGACCGGGACGGCTTCGTCATGGGCGAGGGCGCCGGCATCCTGATCCTCGAGGCCGAGGAGACGGCCCGGGCCCGGGGCGCGCGCATCTACGCCACCCTCGCCGGCTACGGCGCCACCTCCGACGCCCACCACATCACCTCGCCCGCCCCCGGGGGCGCCGGGGCCGCCCGCTGCATGCAGCAGGCCCTGGACTCGGCGGGCCTCGCGCCGGAGGCCATCGGGTACGTGAACGCCCACGGCACCTCCACCGCCTACAACGACAAGTTCGAGACCGAGGCCCTGAAGGCCGTCTTCGGGGCGCACGCCCGGTCCCTGGCGGTGAGCTCGACCAAGTCGATGACCGGCCACCTCCTGGGGGCCGCGGGGGCGCTCGAGGCCGTGATCGCGGCGAAGGTCCTGGAGACCGGGATCATCCCGCCGACGATCAACTACCAGAACCCGGATCCGGAGTGCGACCTGGACTACGTGCCCAACCAGGCCCGGGAGGCCCGGGTGCGAGCGGTGCTCTCCAACTCCCTGGGGTTTGGTGGTACGAACGCCTCCCTGCTCTTCACCCAGCCCCAGTAG